ACCGGTGATCACGTCCGGCATCACCAGCGGCGCCGTCAGCATAAAGGCAAACCCGTTCGATCCCCGGAAACTGCCTAGACGCACCATCACCACCGCCGCCAGCGTCCCCAAAATCACCGCCATCGTCGCTGAGGCGGCGGCGATCGTCAGGCTGAGCCCAACCGCGCTGATCATCGCCGAATTGTGGAACAGTTCGGTATACCAGCGCGTCGACCACCCCGCCCAGACGGTAACCAGTTTTGAGCTGTTGAAAGAATAAATCACCAGCATCAGCATGGGAGCATAGAGGAACGTGAAACAGAAAACCAAAATCACAATACGCCACGGTGAGCGTACGACCGGCAGATTGTTCATACCTCATCCCCCGTTGCTTTGCTCTGATGTTTATGAAACCAGATAATCGGCATAATCAACAACAACAGCATGATAATCGCAACCGACGAGGCCACCGGCCAATCCCGGTTATTGAAGAATTCCTGCCAGAGAATACGGCCAATCATTATGCTGTCCGGCCCGCCGAGCAGTTCCGGGATCACGTATTCCCCCACCGCCGGAATAAAGACCAGCATGGAGCCCGCGATAATTCCGCCTTTAGTCAGCGGCACAATCACGCTGAAAAAGGTTTTTAGCGGACGCGCGCCTAAATCCAGAGACGCTTCGACCAGCGAGTAATCCAGCCGGGTTAGCGCGGTGTAAATCGGCAAGACCATAAACGGTAGATAGGAATAGACCACGCCGATATAAACGGCCAGATTAGTATGCAGGATCACCAGCGGCTCATCGATAACGCCCAGCCACAGCAAGAAGTTATTCAGAATACCGTTGTTTTTCAGAATCCCCATCCAGGCATAGACGCGAATAAGGAACGATGTCCAGGACGGCAGGATCACCAGCAGCAGCAGAATATTGCGGGTAGCTGGCTTACTGTGCGCCACTGCCCAGGCCAATGGATAGCCGATAAACAGACAACACAGCGTGGAGACGGCCGCAACCTGCAACGATTGCAGATAGGCATCGAAATACAGCGGGTCGTCCAACAGATGCAGATAGTTCCCCAGATTCAGGGAGATATCTAATTTATCGTCCATCCAGGAAACCAGATCCGTATAAGGCGGGATCGCCCGCGCCATTTCAGCCAGACTGATTTTGAAAACAATCAGGAACGGCAGCATAAACAGCAACAGCAGCCACAAGTACGGCAACGCAATCACCAGTTTGCGCCCGTGCGCCTGACGCCAGCGGGCCATCAGCAGGTGTAGACGTCCCCTGGTTTTTCCTGGCGGTTGTGCGGCGTGATGTTCAGGAAACCCGGTGTTTTGTTCAGGAAACATTGTCATGGCGTTATTCCTCACTACACCGTCAGCACCACACAGCTATCGGCATCCCAGCACAGACGCACTTCGTCGCCCCAGGTGGGCGCGCCTTTGCGGTAACGGTAAGCGTTCTGTAGCTGCGCACTGATGATTTGTCCGCTGGCGAGCCGGACATGATAGATAGACAGATCGCCCAGGTAGGCGATATGCACCACCTCACCGACGGCGAAGTTACAGCCGTCAGCCGGCGTCGTCTCACTCAGCATGATTTTTTCAGGGCGCAGCGCAATGTACACCGGTACGCCGTCCACCACGGAAACATCCGAATCCACTCTCAGCGGATGCACCAGTCCCGGGCTTTGGATAATCAGCGCATCATCGCGGCGCTCGGTCAGCATACCCTCAAACATGTTCACCGAACCGATAAACTCAGCGCTGAAACGGGTGTTCGGATGCTCGTAGATTTCCTCAGGCTCACCAATTTGTACAAACTTACCGCGGTTCATGATGGCGATACGCCCCGCCATGGTCATGGCTTCTTCCTGATCGTGCGTCACCATAACGCAGGTCACGCCAACGCGCTCCAGAATATCGACCACTTCAAGCTGCATACGGTCACGCAGCTTTTTGTCCAGCGCGCCCATAGGTTCATCGAGCAGCAGCAGTTTCGGGCGTTTTGCCAGACTGCGCGCCAGCGCAACGCGCTGACGCTGACCGCCGGAAAGCTGATGCGGTTTGCGGCTGGCAAATTCCTGCATATGCACTAACGTCAGCATCTCTTCGACACGATCCTTGATCTCAGCGCGAGACAGCCTGTCCTGCTTCAGACCAAAGGCAATATTTTTTTCCACCGACATATGGGGAAATAGCGCATATGACTGGAACATCATATTAATAGGCCGCTGATAAGGCGGCACGAGCGACAAATCCTGACCATCAAGCACGATTTGTCCCTGAGTGGGGTGTTCAAACCCAGCCAACATGCGAAGCAGCGTGGATTTCCCACAGCCGGAAGCCCCCAGCAAGGCAAATATCTCACCTCTGTAAATCGTCAGACTTACGTCATCAACAGCAAGCTGACCCGCAAAAGATTTGGTCAGGTTACGCACTTCCAGCAACGGGGTAGCCGCTTTTTGAGGCTTGGCCTGGGGACGGGGAATAGCGTCATTCACTTAGCATTGCTCTCCAGCAAAAGCGAAACAAATCACAACGTTTGATGCAAAACCGATTACTTCCTGCATCCGCACGTTGTGACACATAGACAGCGCGAACAGGCGGATATCAACCGCCTGTTATTTCATATAGCGTCAGAACGAAAAACGTTTATTTACCGCTTTTCACCCTCGTCCAGGCGCGTGTCCGAGTGCGGTCAATCTGCGGTGACTGAACTTTCAGCGTAAACAGTTTGGCGCGAACATTCTCTGGTGGATAAATCCCCGGATTATTGCGGACTTCTTCATTTACCAACGATACTGATTCCTTATTGGCGCTCGCGTAATACACATGGTTGCTGATGTTGGCTATCACATCCGGCTTCAGCAGATAGTTCAGGAATTGATAGGCTTCATCGACATTCTTAGCATCGGCCGGCATAGTGAAGACGTCAAAAAAAGCCAATGCCCCTTCTTTGGGGATACTGTAATGAACGTTGACCCCATTTTTAGCTTCCTGCGCGCGGCTGGCCGCCTGCATGATATCGCCCGCCCAGCCGATGGCCACACAGATATCGCCGTTCGCCAGATCGTTGATATATTGTGACGAGTGGAAGTAGCGAATACTCGGGCGCAGTTTAAGCAGCAAATCGGTGGCCGACTTGGTGTAGTCATCCGCTTTGGTACTGTTAGGATCTTTACCCTGATAGTTCAGCACGGTCGCGAAAATTTCTTCCGGCGCATCCAGGAAAGAGACGCCACAACTTTTCAGTTTTTCCAGGTTTTCCGGCTTCAACACCAGATCCCAACTGTCGACTGGCGCATCCGCGCCCAGCGCTGCCTTGACTTTCTCCACATTGTAGCCAATCCCGGTGGTGGCCCACAGGTAAGGCAGCGCATACTTGTTATCCGGATCGTGCTGAGCAATCAGTTTCAGCAGTTCCGGGTCCAGGTTTTTATAATTCGGCAGTTTACTCTTATCTAATGGCTGGAATACTCCGGCGGCGAGTTGACGCTCCAGGAAACTGGCGGAGGGAACGACCAGATCAAACCCCGTGCTGCCCGCCATCAGTTTGCCTTCCAAGACCTCATTGGAGTCAAACACGTCATAAACCACTTTTATGCCTGTTTCTTTTTGGAAATTCTGTAGCGTGTCCGGCGCGATATAGTCAGACCAGTTATAGACATGCAGTGTTTTATCTTCCGCAGACGCGGTGACGGACGCGGCCATCAGCAAGCCGGCAACAACACCCGATAGCCATTTTTTACGTTGGGTGAACATCCGTTCCTTCCTCCATACAAGGGTGTGATTCATGGGAGTAAACTTGTATCGTTTCGATACAGAACTTTTCCTGCGCATGAACAGCCACGATATGCATCAGTGAATGGCTATGCACTAATTTCATCATAGTAGACACAGACATAAAAACGAGCGTCTCGCCAGACTGTTACAGAAATCAAGCATAACCGTAGCGCCTCGCGCATACCATAGTCGGAAGTAAAAAATGGTTTTTATCGATTTTTTATTCACAGTTTATTTATGTGATACGGCTATAAGCCGCAAATACCGGTAAATATCCGGCAACAAAAATAAAAGGCAGAATAAACAGCGGGCAACAAAAATAAGTAAAACTGATTGCTACCCTTGAAAGCAATGGAATTAATGCAGATTGGAGTAGTGGACTCTTCCAGCAGAGACCTCTTCATCATCGCTGATAAACAGGAGATTATTGGCGCCCGCTTCCAGAATAATCATCGAAATCTGTTCTTCCGACTGCATCATGAAATGCCGGAACTGTTCTAGCGATATCCCCGCAGCGACGCTGAACGACTGGCAGACGATGAGTTTGGGCAGATTATCATCCTGAACATCAATAAACGCCTTAACGGTGAGGGAACTGGCATTGATTTGGCTTAAATCACCCACCAGCGGAATCAACGCGCTGGGCTTCACTTCCGCCAGTGCGGAAAACAGGATAACGCCGTCCACCAGATCGACTTTCGCATCAAACACGCCGTCAAAATTTTGCATATGGGGTAGATGAAGCGCCTGACAGGAATCACATTCAAAAAACAGAATGTTTAATTGATCCAGCCACCGCCGTAGCATATTCAGATCCGGGACGATGAGTGAATCCATGATTATTGGCCCTATACTGAAGTATTCTTAAAAATAGGCTCATAGCTTACGTAATATTTTAGTCTGATGCCATGATAAAAGCGCCCTAAATCATGTTGATTAAATATCCAGCAATACGCTTATGCCGGATATTCAATAAGCTAGTTTTTATTTATCGCCTCCGATGATACCGATAACGAGCGCACGTGTTGTTCGACAAATTCAATCATCATGCCTGCAATATCCACTCCGGTGATGGATTCAATCCCTTCCAGACCCGGAGACGCATTTACCTCCATCACCAGCGGCCCCCGATCGGCGCGCAGAATATCCACCCCGGCTACGCACAGACCCAACGTTTTTACGGCTTTAACCGCCATTGCACGTTCCTGAGCCGTAATCTTGATCTTACTGGCTGAACCGCCGCGATGCAGATTGGAACGAAATTCCCCCGGCTTTGCTTGCCGTTCAATCGCCGCCACGACCCGGTTGCCGATCACCAGACAGCGAATATCCCTGCCCTGGGCTTCCCTGATATACTCCTGCACCAATATGTGAGCATTCAGCCCCCGGAATGCATCAATCACGCTCTCCGCCGCCTGACGGGTTTCCGCCAACACCACACCGATGCCCTGCGTGCCTTCCACCAGTTTCACCACCAGCGGCGCGCCGCCCACCATTTCGATCAGGTCGCCGGTATCATCCGGGGAGTGCGCGAAACCCGTGACGGGCAAATCGATGCCCTCGCGAGCCAGCAATTGCAGCGAATGCAGTTTGTCACGGGCACAAATCACCGCCACGGCGTTATTCAACGGATAGCTTCCCAGCATTTCAAACTGGCGTAGCACAGCCGTGCCGTAAAACGTGATGTATGAACCAATACGCGGAATTACCGCATCATATTGGTTCAATCGTCGGCCGCGATAATGAATAGAGGGCGCGGCCGAATTGATATTCATATAACAGGAGAGCGGATCAATAATATCAATGCTGTGCCTGCGCTCCTCGGCCGCTTCCCGCAGGCGCTTACAGGAGTACAACGAACTGTCGCGAGACAGAATGGCTATCTTCATATATGTCCTAAAGATACTAACGTATCACCCATCCTTGTTGATGTAAGTAGTCCAGCATAAACGGACGCAGTTCTTTTTTCAGCGTGCGCTGAACATGTTCGCTCCAGCTCTCTTGCCGATTGCTGGCGCGCTGAAGATAATACTCCACTATTCGCCGATCATATTCCGCTAGTTTGTCGTGGTCGAGCGGTTGATAAACATTTTCATGCACCAGCATCTCCACTGGCATACGCGGTTTTAGCAACGGTTCGGCATCCGGGTATCCCAGACACAGTCCAAACAACGGTAAAACGTGACGCGGTAATTTCAGTAATGTGGTCACATCGGCAATGTTATTACGGATACCGCCGATAAATACGCCGCCAAGCCCCAGAGACTCCGCGGCGACCAGCGCATTCTGCCCCATGATGGCGGTATCCACGCAACCAATCAGCAACTGTTCCGCCAGCCCGGTTTCCGCCTGCGGGAAAATGGCCAGATGCCGGTGAAAATCTGCGCAGAAGACCCAGAACTCCGCCGCCTGAGCGACGTACGCCTGCTCACCGCTATAGTGAACCAGCGTTTGACGTTTGTCCGGGTCGGTAATACGAATGATTGAAGAACACTGTAAAAAGCTGGAGCTGGATGCGCTCCGGGCGGCGGCGATAATCGCACTGCGCTGTTCATCCGTCAGCGGCTGTGAAGTAAAAGAACGAATGGAACGATGGCGTTGTAGTAAGTCAATAGTCGGCGTCACTTTGCATATCCTTCGGGCATTAAGTCATGCACCGTTGATAAATGGGACTCTCTTTAGTCATCCGCATCGACCGGCGCGGGGACACATCTAATAACCACATAATACGGTTGATGATTATAGGTCAGGCTGTCGACCGGGCCAACGCCCTCCGATGCTTCACCGCCAATCATAGATAAAACAAATTAATGCAACAGGTAATTACTGCTTTTGTTCATCAATCAATGCGAGCATAGTAAATTTTATTCTGAGACAAGCATTATGCTAATGGTTTTTTGAAAAAATCTCTAACTTTACTAAGGAGTTAACATGTTCGCTGTTATTTTCGGGCGGCCTGGCTGTCCTTATTGCGTGCGCGCTAAAGAATTAGCAGAAAGGCTGAAAGAACAACGTAATGACTTCAGTTTCCGTTATGTGGATATCTATGAGGAAGACATAACGAAAGACGATCTGTCCAAAACCATCGGTAAGCCAGTTGAAACCGTACCGCAGATTTTCCTCAATGAAAAACACATTGGCGGCTACACTGATTTCGAAGCTTACGTCAAAGCAAATCCCGACCTGCTCCAACAGCCGTAACCAATCTAATAACAAAAGGCGCGATATGCGCCTTTTGTCTTATGGATTCACCCGGCATTGGCCATCATCTTTTTTCCCGAGGATGGCCGTGAAAATAACGTCGATACACCCCATTCAGAAATAAGAGTCCTAACGCCCCCAGCACGCTCCAGAAAATCGCGCTTAAGAAATAGGCCAGTTCTTGCCAGAAAGCGCCCTGCTGCATACGCCAAAAGTGCAAAATAATCAGACAGAATGGCGTCGCCAACAGCGCACCGAACAGCGGATATAGCAGGCGCCCTCGCGCGCACAGACAGCCGGCGATCGCACCGGGCAATAAAAAAAGCAGCATACCGGGACCGCCATGCAAACTTTCCCCCACCGCCGCGTCGGACACATCCATTTTTTGGCTCATAAAAACCGCGATAAACAATAAAAAACAGCAGGCAACACCTACCCAACCTTTGTCGTTTACCATACTTCTCCTCCCTTTAACATGCTCACACTTCCACGCCATATTTGTTTGCCGCACCAGGCCGTTAACTTCCGTCAGCTCATCGGGATTGGTTTACCCGCGGTTTTCCTCCATATTGAAAACGATTGGGTATAAATCGGCACAAAAATATGGATGTCTAAATATCCCCAATATGACTAAAGCGAGGTTTTGCTCTGTTTAATAATGATCAGGGTTTTATTAAATCCCTGATCATTATTTGCCTTATGCTGGTTCTATAACTTACAAGTTGCTACAATAGCAACGCCACATAATCATTTCGGAAACAATAATTGACTGAACAATTTTGCTGAATAATTTATACTCGTGCGACGGATTCCTTTCAGCTAACGAATTTAACGGCGTTAAAGGAACCGCTATTTCCAATGACTAAATCTAGTTCACATAGTCATTTATATCAAGAACTTACTGGTAAACAACAAGTTACATCCCATGAATATAAACGTCGCTGATTTGTTAAACGGGAATTACATTCTGCTTCTATTCGTGGTTCTTTCATTAGGACTCTGTTTGGGGAAATTACGCCTGGGCTCAGTACAACTCGGTAATTCTATTGGTGTTTTAGTCGTCTCATTATTACTGGGACAACAGCACTTTTCGATTAATACCGAAGCGCTCAGCCTGGGTTTTATGTTGTTTATTTTTTGCGTCGGGATTGAAGCCGGACCTAATTTCTTTTCTATTTTTTTCCGCGACGGTAAAAATTATTTCATGCTGGCTCTGGTAATGGTGGGCAGCGCGATGCTTATAGCGCTGGGGCTGGGTAAACTTTTCGGCTGGGACATCGGTTTAACGGCCGGGATGCTCGCCGGTTCGATGACCTCGACGCCGGTTTTGGTCGGCGCGGGCGATACGCTGCGCAATACCATCGGCATGGGTTCGCAGTTGGGAATTGAGCAGGATCACCTCAGCCTCGGCTACGCCCTGACCTATCTGGTGGGTCTGGTAAGTCTTATCTTCGGCGCGCGCTATCTGCCTAAACTGCAACATCAGGATCTGCCGACCAGCGCCCAGCAAATTGCCCGAGAACGCGGACTGGATACCGATAGCCAAAGAAAGGTCTATCTGCCTGTGATACGCGCCTATCGCGTCGGGCCGGAACTGGTTGCCTGGGCCGATGGCAAGAATTTGCGCGAGCTGGGAATTTATCGTCAGACCGGCTGCTACATTGAACGAATTCGCCGGAACGGTATTCTGGCGAGTCCGGATGGTGATGCCGTGCTGCAAATAGGTGACGAAATCGCGCTGGTCGGTTACCCGGACGCTCACGCCCGGCTGAACCCGAACTTCCGCGACGGAAAAGAAGTATTCGATCGCGACCTGCTGGATATGCGCATTGTCACCGAAGAGATCGTGGTGAAAAACCATAACGCGGTGGGTAAACGCCTCAGCCAGCTCAAACTGACCGATCACGGCTGTTTTCTCAACCGCATTATCCGCAGCCAGATCGAGATGCCTATTGATGATGCCGTTGTGCTGAATAAAGGCGATGTGTTACAGGTGAGTGGCGACGCCCGCCGGGTAAAAAGCATCGCCGACCGCATCGGTTTTATTTCGATTCACAGTCAAGTGACTGACCTGCTGGCTTTTTGCGCTTTCTTCATCATCGGCATGATGGTCGGCCTGATCACTATCCAGTTCAGTAACTTCACCTTCGGCATAGGCAACGCCGCCGGTCTGCTGTTTGCCGGGATCATGCTGGGTTTTCTGCGGGCCAACCACCCAACGTTTGGTTATATTCCGCAGGGCGCGCTGAATATGGTGAAAGAATTCGGCCTGATGGTTTTTATGGCGGGCGTCGGCTTGAGCGCAGGCAGTACGATTGGCGTCAGCTTGGGTGATATCGGCGTGCAGATGCTGATTTCCGGTTTGGTGGTCAGTCTGGCGCCGGTAGTGATCTGTTTTCTGTTCGGGGCATATGTGCTGCGGATGAACCGGGCGTTATTATTCGGTGCGATAATGGGCGCCCGCACCTGCGCCCCCGCAATGGAAATTATCAGCGATACCGCCCGCAGTAATATTCCGGCGTTGGGGTACGCCGGTACCTATGCTATCGCCAATGTTTTGTTGACGCTGGCCGGTTCGCTGATTGTTGTTATCTGGCCGCAATTGCCGGGTTAGTGATTAATCATCAATTTTTCTCAAAGCGGCAGAACTTTTCCTTAGGGGCGCAGTCTGAATAGGTGCCACTGCTTTTCTTTGATATCCCCATATTGAGGAGCCCGTCGTTCACGCCATTGAGGTTCAAGAACGATGGGCCTTTTCTTTTTCTGAATCCGGGTAAATCTTCCGAACGCCACGCCAGTTCCAACATGACTGCACCCTGCCAGCCCGTCTATCAAGGTTTGTTCTGTTATCGGTTTCCCTTTGGGTTCGCGAGGTTTACGCCGCTAGGCCGTAGAAGGTAATATTAGAAATCGGCCTGCTTGACGATAAGCAGAATCTCACGCCAACCGGGGTTATTATCAGGAAACCACATGGAAACGCGACGATCGGAACGGATCAAGAAACTGGCTCTGGCCCTGAAAAAAGCCGACAAGCTTCACCTTAAAGACGCGGCGCAATTGCTGGGCGTATCCGAAATGACCGTTCGCCGCGATCTTAATGTAAAATCCTCGGCGGTGGTACTGCTTGGCGGCTATGTTGTCGGCGATCTGAAAAGCAACAATGTCACCAACTATTTCGTTTCCGAACAACAGAGCAAGCATGTGGAAGAGAAGCAGGCGGCGGGTGAACTGGCCGCCCGCCTGATTGACCACGGCGATACGGTATTTTTCGATTGCGGCACCACCACGCCGTTTATCATCGACGCCATTCCTGACAATCTGTCGTTCACCGCCATTTGCTATTCACTCAACACCTTTCGGGCATTGCAGGGAAAATCCGCCAGCAAAGTGATTTTATGCGGCGGTCAGTTTCACCCGGATAACGCCATCTTCACCCCGCTCAGCCAGTGCAATGAGTTGGATAATATCTGCCCGAACAAAGCATTTATCTCCGCGGCGGGCATTGATCTGAACGCTGGCGCCACCTGCTTCAATTTCGCCGAACTGAGCATGAAGCAGCGCGCGCTGGCCATGTCACAGCGCGCCATTCTGGTCTTAGACAGCAGCAAATTCGGCAAGATTAAATCCGCCTGCATTGGGCCTCTTACCCTGTTTGATACTCTGATCAGCGACCGAGCGCCACCTGCGGAATATATCCGCTATTTCAACAATAACGGGATTCTGTTCTTGCACGCCGACGGCTAGCCAAACCAGCCACTAAACCATTGTTGTAGTTTCATCATCACGCTATCCCATAATTTGCTGATGAAACCGGCCTCTGAAATGTCATCCAGCGCCACCAGTTGACGCTGCTCGACGCTTTTGCCATTAAGTTGGAAATCAATGGTGCCGACCACCTGATTTTTTGCCAACGGTGCGGACAGTTGCGGCTGGATCAGCGTAAAACTGGCTTTCAGGTTTTTCATCTGGCCTTTGGGGATGGTGAGCGCCGCATCATTGGCCACGCCTAGACGCGCTTCCTTGCGCGTGCCAAACCAGACGCGCTGCGTGGTGAAGGGAACGCCGGCCTTGACCGGCGTGACGGTTTCAAAGAAGCGAAAGCCCCAGGTCAGCAATTTTTCACTTTCACGAAAGCGGATGCCATCCGTCGCGGCGCCGAGCACCACTGAAATCAAACGCATGCCGTCTTGCGTCGCGGATGCAACCAGATTGTGCCCCGCCCCGCTGGTATGCCCGGTTTTAATACCGTCGACGTTCAGGTTGCTACTCCACAGCAGCCGGTTGCGGTTAAGCTGATGAATATTATTGAAGGTAAATTCTTTTTCCTTATGCAGCGCATACTCTTCCGGTACATCACGGATCAACGCCTGCCCCAGCAGCGCCATATCACGCGCGGTGCTGTACTGCCCTGGCGCATCCAGACCGTGCACGGTAAGGAAATGGGTATTGGTGAGTTTCAGTGCTTTGGCATAGCTGTTCATCAAACTGACAAATGAGTCCTGGCTGCCCGCGACATAATCTGCCAAGGCGATGCTGGCGTCATTGCCTGACTGTATGACAATGCCTTTATTTAATTCAGACACCGGGATACGGTCACCGGGTTTGAGGAACATCAGCGATGAACCACTCAGCGCCGGGTTGCCCGTCGCCCAGGCATCCTTACCTACCGTGACTTCGTCCGTCGGGCGAATTTTTCCAGCTTTGATCGCCTGTCCGATCACGTAACTCGCCATGATTTTTGTCAGACTGGCCGGGTCAAGACGTTCATCCGCATTGGATTCCGCCAGCACGTTACCGCTGTGATAATCCATCAGAATAAATGCCTTAGACTCGATCTGAGGCGCTGCGGGCAATTGCTCCGCGCGCGGTGCCGTTGACAGCCCTGCGAGTAATACCGTGCCCACCGTAATGGATTTTAGCCTGGTGAGGAAAATAGTTGTCTTCATGAGATCGCCGCGATATCCATAAGTTGTTAAAAGCAATTGTTTTTCAACATGTTTTGAAAACTCTGGCAACATATAAGGTAACGTGTCATCTCCTTTATGGAAACCATTCAATCTGTAAAGATAGTCAAAAAAATGAAAAGGTCTAAAAATCAAAGATAAACAAGGGCGTAACCCTGTTAAAGAGTGAGGAAATAGCCAGGTTTAACGCAGGTTGAGGCACTGCCAGAATAAAGACCTCAACCCATTTTCTAAATCATGCGCCAACTGTAAATCTAACGGCGTTCACGTTTGTCTGCGCGTTTTGACAGCCAGTCGCCCAGCGTTTGCACCATTTGCACCAACACCACCAACGCAATAACCGTGATAATCATCACCTCGGTTTCATAGCGATAATAGCCAAAACGGATCGCCAAATCACCGACCCCGCCGCCGCCCACAATGCCCGCCATCGCCGAATATCCAATCAGGCTCACCAGCGTAATTGTCAAGCCGCGCAACAATCCGGCTTTGGCTTCCGGCAACAGGACGGTGCAGATAATACGCAGCGGGCTGGCGCCAAAGGCTTCCGCCGCTTCGACAATGCCCGGATCGACTTCACGCAGCGCGCTATCCACCAGACGGGCATAAAACGCGATAGCCGCCACGGACATCGGCACTGACGCCGCAATCGGGCCAATCGTGTTACCCAGCAAAATCTGCGTCAGCGGTAACAGCAGCACCAGCAAAATCACAAATGGAATAGAGCGAATGATATTGACCAGCACGGTGCTAAGCAGATAAACCGCGCGGCTCTCCCAGAACAGATGACGATCAGTGACATAGATAAGAAAACCCAGCGGTAAACCACCAATAATCGCCAGCAACGTAGAGATGCCCACCATCTGGAATGTCTCACCAAAAGCCGCAATCAGATCGACCCATAAATCAGCCATGCAGCACCTCCACGTGAGCCGTTCTTTCCTGAATATGTTTCACCGCCGCCTTTACTTTGGCAGGCTCGGTTTGATGGGTTAACAGCGCCACCAGAATACCCAACGCCCGCGGGCCAATGTATTCAATTTTCCCGTGCAGGATGTTAACGGAGACGCCATAACGGATCGCGACGTCAGACAGCACCGGCTGTTCGGCCGATTCGCCAACGAACAGAATCTTCAGCAACGTGCCTTGCAGATCCTCCAACAGTCGGGAAGGCAGTTCGAGGTTCAACGTATGTGACACCAGTTGGCGAGTAAACGAATGCTGCGGCGCGGCGAAAATATCAAATACCTCGCCCTCTTCCACCACCCTGCCTGCCGTCATCACCGCCACCCGGTCACAGACGGACTTGATGACGCTCATTTCATGGGATATCAATATGATGGTAATGCCCAGTTTCTGATTAATCTCTTTGAGCAGCACCAAAATGGCGGCCGAGGTTTCCAAATCCAGCGCG
This is a stretch of genomic DNA from Brenneria rubrifaciens. It encodes these proteins:
- a CDS encoding aspartate:alanine antiporter — protein: MNINVADLLNGNYILLLFVVLSLGLCLGKLRLGSVQLGNSIGVLVVSLLLGQQHFSINTEALSLGFMLFIFCVGIEAGPNFFSIFFRDGKNYFMLALVMVGSAMLIALGLGKLFGWDIGLTAGMLAGSMTSTPVLVGAGDTLRNTIGMGSQLGIEQDHLSLGYALTYLVGLVSLIFGARYLPKLQHQDLPTSAQQIARERGLDTDSQRKVYLPVIRAYRVGPELVAWADGKNLRELGIYRQTGCYIERIRRNGILASPDGDAVLQIGDEIALVGYPDAHARLNPNFRDGKEVFDRDLLDMRIVTEEIVVKNHNAVGKRLSQLKLTDHGCFLNRIIRSQIEMPIDDAVVLNKGDVLQVSGDARRVKSIADRIGFISIHSQVTDLLAFCAFFIIGMMVGLITIQFSNFTFGIGNAAGLLFAGIMLGFLRANHPTFGYIPQGALNMVKEFGLMVFMAGVGLSAGSTIGVSLGDIGVQMLISGLVVSLAPVVICFLFGAYVLRMNRALLFGAIMGARTCAPAMEIISDTARSNIPALGYAGTYAIANVLLTLAGSLIVVIWPQLPG
- the deoR gene encoding DNA-binding transcriptional repressor DeoR, whose protein sequence is METRRSERIKKLALALKKADKLHLKDAAQLLGVSEMTVRRDLNVKSSAVVLLGGYVVGDLKSNNVTNYFVSEQQSKHVEEKQAAGELAARLIDHGDTVFFDCGTTTPFIIDAIPDNLSFTAICYSLNTFRALQGKSASKVILCGGQFHPDNAIFTPLSQCNELDNICPNKAFISAAGIDLNAGATCFNFAELSMKQRALAMSQRAILVLDSSKFGKIKSACIGPLTLFDTLISDRAPPAEYIRYFNNNGILFLHADG
- a CDS encoding serine hydrolase, with product MKTTIFLTRLKSITVGTVLLAGLSTAPRAEQLPAAPQIESKAFILMDYHSGNVLAESNADERLDPASLTKIMASYVIGQAIKAGKIRPTDEVTVGKDAWATGNPALSGSSLMFLKPGDRIPVSELNKGIVIQSGNDASIALADYVAGSQDSFVSLMNSYAKALKLTNTHFLTVHGLDAPGQYSTARDMALLGQALIRDVPEEYALHKEKEFTFNNIHQLNRNRLLWSSNLNVDGIKTGHTSGAGHNLVASATQDGMRLISVVLGAATDGIRFRESEKLLTWGFRFFETVTPVKAGVPFTTQRVWFGTRKEARLGVANDAALTIPKGQMKNLKASFTLIQPQLSAPLAKNQVVGTIDFQLNGKSVEQRQLVALDDISEAGFISKLWDSVMMKLQQWFSGWFG
- a CDS encoding methionine ABC transporter permease, with the translated sequence MADLWVDLIAAFGETFQMVGISTLLAIIGGLPLGFLIYVTDRHLFWESRAVYLLSTVLVNIIRSIPFVILLVLLLPLTQILLGNTIGPIAASVPMSVAAIAFYARLVDSALREVDPGIVEAAEAFGASPLRIICTVLLPEAKAGLLRGLTITLVSLIGYSAMAGIVGGGGVGDLAIRFGYYRYETEVMIITVIALVVLVQMVQTLGDWLSKRADKRERR
- a CDS encoding methionine ABC transporter ATP-binding protein, yielding MIQLDGVCVDFPQGKQQGNRAVDNVTLHIRQGEVYGIVGTSGAGKSTLLRTINLLQRPTAGTVRVNGVKVSDLKGKSLREQRQKIGMIFQHFNLMQTRSVAENVAFSLKAAGKSADEIARRVPEILNLVGLSDKAAAFPSQLSGGQKQRVGIARAIANHPEVLLCDEPTSALDLETSAAILVLLKEINQKLGITIILISHEMSVIKSVCDRVAVMTAGRVVEEGEVFDIFAAPQHSFTRQLVSHTLNLELPSRLLEDLQGTLLKILFVGESAEQPVLSDVAIRYGVSVNILHGKIEYIGPRALGILVALLTHQTEPAKVKAAVKHIQERTAHVEVLHG